The Prosthecomicrobium sp. N25 nucleotide sequence GGAAGAGCCCGAGCGTGATCGAGGGCAGGATCAGCGAGGTCAGGCCTGAATGGGTCAGGAACCCGGTCGTCCAGCCGCCGATCCGCACCACGTCGCCGCGCCCGAAGCTCGGCAGGAGACGGAGCTCGACCGCGAAGAGGTAGATGAGCGCGATGCCGATCAGGAACGTCGGCAGCGAGACCCCGACGAGCGACACCGCCATGATCAGGCGGGACAGCACCCCGTCGCGCCGCAGCGCGGTGTAGACTCCGAACCCGATCCCCGCGAAAAGCGCGAAGAGGCCGGAAACCAGCGCGAGTTCCAGCGTCGCCGGGAGCCGCTCCTTGAGGAGGTCGACGACCGGCCGGCCGACCCGGAACGAGACCCCGAAATCCCCCTGCGCGACGTTGGACACGAACTGCGCGAACTGGACCGGAAAGGGCCGGTCGAGCCCGAGCCGCTGGGTCATGGCCTCGCGGTCCGCGATGGTGGCGTCCGGCCCCATCATGTTGGCGACCGGATCCCCCATGAAGCGGAACATCGAGAAGGCGACGAAGGCCACCACCACCATGACCACGAAGGCCTCGGCGATGCGTCGGATCAGGAAGGCGAGCATGGATCGGACCTGGTCGGCATTCCGGAGTGCGGTCGGGCTGAGGTGCGGGGCGCAACGGGAGCGGGCATTGCGGCTCCGCGACCGTTGCGATCAGGTGGTGTTCGACGGCGTCCGGGCGGTTTCGCGCGCGGAGGAGCGGGTCCGGCGCGGTGCCGATCGGCCGCCCAGGTTGGCATCATATGCGGACGGCCTGCAACTCCGATTTGACGTGCCTGCGATCTCAGCCCGATCGGACCGCCGGGACCAGGCCCGGCGGTCGGGACGGAGGTGGCGGGTTCCGGCCGGCCCCGGGCCGTCCGGGCGTCGCCCTCAGTCGATCTTGACGTACTTCACGTAGAGCTGATTCTCCGGCTGCACCTTGACGTCGACGGTCTTCTTCATCCCCCAGGCGAGCAGCTGGTTGTGGATCGGGATGAACAGCGCCTCGTCCTTGGCCCAGGCGAGGATCTCGGCCAGCGAAGCGTCGCGCTTCTTGGTGTCGGTCTCGGTCGCCAGCGCCTCCATCTTCTTGTCCCACTCGGGAT carries:
- a CDS encoding ABC transporter permease, whose translation is MLAFLIRRIAEAFVVMVVVAFVAFSMFRFMGDPVANMMGPDATIADREAMTQRLGLDRPFPVQFAQFVSNVAQGDFGVSFRVGRPVVDLLKERLPATLELALVSGLFALFAGIGFGVYTALRRDGVLSRLIMAVSLVGVSLPTFLIGIALIYLFAVELRLLPSFGRGDVVRIGGWTTGFLTHSGLTSLILPSITLGLFQMTLIMRLVRAEMLEVLRTDYIRFARARGLSNRAIHFGHALKNTLVPVITVTGLQLGSIVAFAIITETVFQWPGVGSLFISSVQAVDVPVMATYLLFVAAFFVFVNFVVDMLYFAVDPRLRVERAGGH